The DNA sequence GACAACGATATTGAAGCTAATGAATCAATGAGTATCAAAGAAATAGCAAATGTTGCAGGAAAAGATCCTTTCACCGTTTATGAACTGATTCTAAACCAACTGTGAAGTTACATTCTGCTTCGGGAGCAAGGGTACGGAGGTTCCTCCTGCCGCCCCGACCGGTTATCAATAGAGCGATCCTGAACAGAATCGCTCTATTGTTTGGGAGGCCGGGGAGGCGGTCATGAGGACGGTGTCTTTGGGGATGTTGGAGAACCTACCTATCCATATTCCGGTCCGAAGTTTTTCTCCGGGGCTATTCCAGGGCGTGTAAACTCATTGGTGCAGAAAACGATGACCACTTGAAATCAATCATAGTGGCCATCGTTAATAGACTGTCGCTAAAAACCGTAGACAATCGGTGGTAGCTCGTCCCAATCAGTAGAGAACTTTGATACTTGCCAACTCTTCTTTTGTTAATGCATCGAAACGTTTGAGAGTCCAGCCTCCGACCCAAGATTTGAAAATGGCAAGATTCTGCTGTCTCTCCTGCTCGTTATCACCCAGATGTTGATACATATTCCCAGGTTTGGTGTCGTCAAGGCGCCGCATCAAGGCACCAGTGTCCGGCCATCCGGTGAAATAGACCAGATAAGTATAACTATCCATGCGCGGGCCAAGGTCTTCAGCTAGCCATTTTTGTTTGTCCTGTTTGAAAACCTTATACTCGGGTGCACTCTCACCATGACAAGTGCTACAGCGAGCATCAAAAATGTCCTTAACGTCGTTGCGGTAGGTAACATCAGCAACTACTGTGTTGGTAACAGCCACTACAGCTGTCAA is a window from the Desulfuromonas sp. genome containing:
- a CDS encoding cytochrome C, with the translated sequence MKKIVFIIVLTAVVAVTNTVVADVTYRNDVKDIFDARCSTCHGESAPEYKVFKQDKQKWLAEDLGPRMDSYTYLVYFTGWPDTGALMRRLDDTKPGNMYQHLGDNEQERQQNLAIFKSWVGGWTLKRFDALTKEELASIKVLY